CCAGCTGAAAATGGATTGGTGAGCCAGCACTGGGGATGGGGAACAGAGATGGCACTTCCTCATTTGAAGGTCAGGGGTCTGGTGAAGGGTCTTCACtgggaataaagaaaacaagacCTTGACCTTGAACGAAACATCACTATGAGTTGCTTTGGGGTTTTGGGGAAATGACTTATCCTTGTGgctcttaatatttttatctggaaaaaaaagcaaaataatctgaaaagctttttcagaaatataaggaaataaCAGATAACAGATGAAAAAATGTAGCACCCCACGagggttgtttaaaaaaaaaaaaaaaatatatatatatatatatacacacacaagggATATCACTCAATAAGTTTGCCATTCCGTTTTCCTTAAAATGGTTATCATTAATGAATTAcgattaaaatttaagaattgtTTAATAGTTTTGCAATTTAGCAATTGCCTAGCTTGTAGCACATGGTAATTAATCCACAGAAGGCACATGTCTTGGGAGGAAACGTTCATGTCCTCAGCGTGGGCTGTCTGGAGTCTCTCGGCAGGCTGTACCCTCCTGCAGCCTCGGAAAGCCTCTGTCTCTGTCCCCACAGTGGTCTCCATGAAGAGTCCCATATTCGGTCCCCAGGAGGTGAGCAGCGTGGAAGGCAGCTCCGTGTCCATCAAGTGCTACTACCCGGCCACCTCCGTCAACCGGCATACCCGGAAGTACTGGTGCCGGCAGGGAGCCAGGGGCCGCTGCACTACCCTCATCTCCTCAGAGGGCTACGTCTCCAAGGACTATGAGGGCAGGGCCAACCTCACCAACTTCCCAGAGAGCGGCACATTTGTGACAAACATCAGCCATCTCACTCGGAATGACTCGGGGCTCTACAAGTGTGGTCTGGGCATTAGCAGCCGAGGCCTGTCCTTTGATGTGAGCCTGGAAGTCAGTCAAGGTAAGGATCCAGGTGCCTTAGACTTCTGGGGAGAAGTGAGAGGGAATCATCCCAGGAGCAACAGGAAGGCCTGAGGAAGGCTCTCCTGAGAGGGCATGGGGAAGGCTAGGGGTCCATCTGGAGGAAAGGATTTTGCATAATAGAATATGGAAACGAGACAGATGGGACCTACTTGGTGGTGGGGTGCGGGGGCACTTTTCTAGGTCTTCAGGGCCTGAAACATTTCAGGTTTTACTAAGGCTCTAGCTTAGACGAGCATGAGGGGGATGGCTTCTCTCATTATATTTGTTGCAGGAGGGACAAGAGGCCCATGAGCAGGGAGAGATTCATAGGGACCCTTAAATTCCTGCTATTAGAGCCCCCTTCAGATCAAGACCTTGGGTCACCAGAaggcttctttaaaaatatattttctaacctGAGATCCATTAGTCCATCAAAACTCTCAGCGTAAAGTAAATGATCAGTTCTTGCCCAAAGTCCACAAGATTGGATGTAGTAAGTGATACAGGTGTAAGTATCAAGACAGAATAGAGGAGGGAGCGATTAATGCCAGCTTGGGAAGCCTTCATAGAGGAGGCAGCAGTAAAGTTGGGCCTTGGTAGACATTCTGACAGTGTTCCTCTGGAAAAGAGGGCACTCCAGGTGACAGGCACACCCAGCCCTCAAGGGGAACATTGAGTAGTCCTATGTTGCAAGAAAGCAAAATCACAACTTGCCCCCCGCCCCTCATCCTGCAGTTCCTGGGCAGATAAATGGCGGCCACGTCTACACAGCAGACCTGGGCAGAACAGTGACCATCAACTGCCCTTTCAAGGCTGTGAATTCTGAGAAGAGGAAATCTTTGTGCAAGAAGACAGGCCAGGACTGCATGCTAGTCATCGACTCCACTGGGTATGTGAGCCCCAGCTACAGCAACAGAGTACGTCTCTCTATTCAGGGTACCAGCCAATTAGTGTTTAGCGTTGTCATCAACCGAATCCAGCTCAGCGATGCTGGGATGTATGTCTGCCAGGCTGGGGACGATGCCAGCGCCGATAAGAGCAATGCTGACCTCCAAGTGCTGAAGCCCGAGACTGAGCTGATTTATGGAGACCTGAGGGGCTCGGTGACCTTTGACTGTGCCCTGGGCCCCGAGATGGCAAAAGAGGCCAAATTTCTGTGCCGGCTAAAAAATGGGGAAGCTTGCAATGTGATCATCAACACGCTGGGGAAGAAGGCTCAGGACTTTGAGGGCAGGATCCTGTTGACTCCCAAGGATAATGGTTTCTTCAGTGTGCACGTCACCAGCCTGAGGAAAGAGGATGCAGGGCTCTACCTGTGTGGAGCCAACTCTGATGGTGAGCCTCAGGAAGGCTGGCCCACCCAGGCTTGGCAACTCTTCATCAATGAAGGTGAGACCTGAGtcggggagagggaagaggtgggCAGTCTGGCAGGGGAGAGCCTCACTGGCTCCCTGTGAATCTATTTAATCTCCGTCAGTCAGCTGACAATATCTGCTCACTGACGAGCCCTGGATCAGATGTTCTGTGGGCAGCTGTACAAGAGAGCTATAAGACATAGCCTCTGCCTTGTGTGATCTCCTAACTCTTCTCCTCTGTTATCAAAGGGCTTTGATGGCCGTCCCTGATCAATAGGAATGAGGGGAGTGAAGCTCCTGATTGAGACCAGACCTGTAGATTGTCTGGGTTTCAGAGAGCCGTGGTGAGGACATAACACGGAGTCTCCCTGACCCTCGAGCAGCATGGCACCTCCTCCTTCACACTCAGATGGAAGAAGTCTTGACCGATGTTGGTCGCAAAGCTTTCCCAGGAAGGCAGTGCCCCAGCTTCTAAAATCTCCCCTCCAACATCTCTTAGGGTTATTTGTTATTCAGCAGGTTAAATCCCTGCTCCTTCTCACCCTGGAGCACTCCACACAGAGTTACCCTCATGAGAAACAGTGAACTAGTACTTGAAGTTCATGGTCACTGCCCTTGTGACTTTCCTGTAAGGGGCTCACATTCCCTGTACATCATTTCTCCATCTAGCTTGGTCCTCACCACATCCCTCAGCATCTTCAGTCGTCCAGAGTTCTCACAGAACCTCAACTTTAGCTTCTTGGAGAGAGGCCATGCTTCTCTTGGACATGGCCCTCAGTCGGGGTGCTCAACAATTAAACTTATCTGTGCTACATagtgtatattttaaatcatactgttctaatacattttcttaatttggaGAAAAAACATCTGGCCATTTTGTGGGACAAGCtaataaacagacaaaaactTACCTAGGCAGAGATTTTTTAAGAAGCCCAAGGAGAAAGGCTAATAGTCTCTCTTTAAACTCCTTCCATTCTCTGCTCAGAATAAGGTGGGGAAGGGATCAAGGTCACCAGACCAGTGGGGAAGTCTCCTGGAGGCTGGGtgaaggctccagtgctgggctcTGTGACATTAGGAAAATCTTCTTCACTTTCTCAGGCGGGTGAGGTGATTGGTCTAAACCTCACTCTCCACCCTGGCTGAGCCCACGGGGAAGAGGCTGCCCAGACCACAATGCGTTCTCCCTTCCCATCCCTGTCTGTGCTTCTAGAGACCGCGATTCCCCCAAGTCGGTCTGTGGTGAAAGGAGTGGTGGGAAGCTCCGTGGCCGTGTCCTGCGCCTACAACCCGAAGGAAACAGACAGCCTGAAGTACTGGTGTCGCTGGCAAGAGACTGAAAATGGCCGCTGCCCGCAGCTGGTGCAGAGCGAGGGGCTGGTCAAGGAGCAGTACGAGGGCAGGCTCGCACTGTACGAGGAGCCAGGCAATGGCACCTACACCGTCATCCTCAACCAGCTCACCCCCCAGGACGCCGGCTTCTACTGGTGTTTGACCAACGGCGATACTCGCTGGAGGTCCATGGTGGAGCTCAAGATTGTAGAAGGTAATTGCTGAACTGGGGCAAGAGGGAAGGCAGGCAGCCCCAGGACCCCTCCAGTCAGCAGCAACATCACCCCCCAACCACTCTgcctcccaccttcccccacctccatgCTGATGGAGAGAGCCCACCTGCTCATACCTGTATCAAGCACCCGCCCCCCACCTGTTCACACCTGTAACAAACCCTTTCCTGCCCCACACTCTTCAAACTACCACACGTAGCACCTCCTGTGATCATGAGCATCTGCTTCTTTTACAGTATATACGGCATCAGCTGAGTAGAGTATGGCTGTCTTGAGTCTAGGAGAGCAGATAACAACAAGGAAAGCAAACTGAAGTCATTAGCAAGGTCTATGGTCTGTGATAGACTAGAGTGACTCACGGTGGTCACCAATAATCTATTACATAGGCACATAATTACAAGTGCTTTTGTGTTCAGTATAGTGTGTTTATTTACCATGCTGTCCAAAGAGGAAATAGGCTGTGGACAAAGCACCCCCCTAGTCCCCCAGT
Above is a window of Balaenoptera acutorostrata chromosome 1, mBalAcu1.1, whole genome shotgun sequence DNA encoding:
- the PIGR gene encoding polymeric immunoglobulin receptor, giving the protein MLLLFFACLLAVFPVVSMKSPIFGPQEVSSVEGSSVSIKCYYPATSVNRHTRKYWCRQGARGRCTTLISSEGYVSKDYEGRANLTNFPESGTFVTNISHLTRNDSGLYKCGLGISSRGLSFDVSLEVSQVPGQINGGHVYTADLGRTVTINCPFKAVNSEKRKSLCKKTGQDCMLVIDSTGYVSPSYSNRVRLSIQGTSQLVFSVVINRIQLSDAGMYVCQAGDDASADKSNADLQVLKPETELIYGDLRGSVTFDCALGPEMAKEAKFLCRLKNGEACNVIINTLGKKAQDFEGRILLTPKDNGFFSVHVTSLRKEDAGLYLCGANSDGEPQEGWPTQAWQLFINEETAIPPSRSVVKGVVGSSVAVSCAYNPKETDSLKYWCRWQETENGRCPQLVQSEGLVKEQYEGRLALYEEPGNGTYTVILNQLTPQDAGFYWCLTNGDTRWRSMVELKIVEGEPSLKVPKNVKAWLGETLKVSCHFPCKYYSYEKYWCKWSNRGCRALPSQDEGPSQAFVNCDQKSRIVSLNLNSVTSEDEGWYWCGVKEGHQYGETVAVYVAVEKRVKGSQDASGVNAAPGEEAIEPRARETENKVLLGPSLFAEGRAGKDTEDRAGGSGASADPGSSAGQGGGSKALVSTLVPLALVLAAGAVAIGVVRARHRKNVDRISIRSYRTDISMSDFENSRDFGAHDNMGASPDTQETTLEGKDEFATTTEDAMEKEEPKKAKRSSKEEADMAYTAFLLQTNNMAAATQDGPGEA